The proteins below are encoded in one region of Peribacillus muralis:
- a CDS encoding chemotaxis protein CheA, giving the protein MDMNQYLEVFIEESKEHLQTASEQLLVLEKNPEDLSIVNEIFRSAHTLKGMSATMGYEDLANLTHKMENVLDAIRNSQITLTPEVFDVIFLAVDDLEAMVMSIAEGGDGKRDVSKVVHQLDLIEKGESPISTSAVEVAATSAVLDTEEMIEGEYDEFEWTVLQQSKEQGFNSFEITIALRADCLLKAARVFMVFEVLEKSGEVIKSQPPVELLEEEQFDQQFTVTMITKESSEELKNEIMKVSEVDNVVMHTLDLEGVRHAVNVKEDQIAGMDNEEQTADNAIMLSSDVKEKKKQPSVKPASSKTIRVNIERLDILMNLFEELVIDRGRLDQISNDLDNQELHETVERMSRITSDLQTIVLNMRMVPVETVFNRFPKMVRQLARDLNKKVELEITGAETELDRTVIDEIGDPLVHLLRNAMDHGIETPEERLAKGKTEEGKIHLKAYHSGNHVFIEIDDDGAGINKERVLNKALSNGIVTRETAGTLTDKQIYELIFASGFSTAETISDVSGRGVGLDVVKNTIESLGGSVTIDSKEDEGSIFLIQLPLTLSIISVMLVAIQNEKYAIPLSSIIETAIIKKEDILNAHNQQVIDFRGKVLPLLFLKDIFEVPISQAEEEFLSVVIVRKGDKLAGLVVDSFIGQLEVVLKSLGNYLTSAFAISGATILGDGQVALIIDCNTLIH; this is encoded by the coding sequence ATGGATATGAATCAGTATCTAGAGGTATTTATAGAAGAAAGCAAAGAACATCTGCAAACAGCAAGCGAACAGTTGCTGGTACTTGAGAAGAACCCGGAAGACCTCTCGATTGTAAACGAAATCTTTCGTTCCGCCCATACCCTGAAAGGGATGTCCGCAACTATGGGGTATGAGGATTTGGCTAATTTAACCCATAAAATGGAGAATGTTTTGGATGCGATCCGCAACAGCCAAATTACGCTTACTCCTGAAGTATTTGATGTGATATTTTTAGCCGTAGATGATCTGGAAGCGATGGTCATGTCCATTGCAGAAGGTGGAGATGGAAAAAGAGATGTATCAAAGGTTGTCCATCAGCTGGATTTGATTGAAAAAGGAGAATCACCGATCTCAACCTCGGCTGTAGAAGTTGCTGCTACTTCTGCCGTTCTTGATACGGAAGAAATGATTGAGGGGGAGTATGATGAATTCGAATGGACCGTTCTTCAGCAGTCCAAAGAGCAAGGATTCAACAGCTTTGAAATTACAATTGCATTGCGTGCAGACTGTCTGTTAAAAGCTGCCCGGGTGTTCATGGTTTTTGAAGTACTTGAAAAATCCGGTGAAGTCATCAAATCCCAACCACCTGTCGAACTTCTGGAAGAAGAGCAGTTCGATCAGCAATTCACGGTAACGATGATAACCAAAGAGTCAAGTGAAGAGCTAAAGAATGAAATCATGAAGGTTTCAGAAGTGGATAACGTCGTAATGCATACCCTTGATCTTGAAGGGGTGCGGCATGCGGTCAACGTAAAAGAGGATCAAATTGCTGGAATGGATAACGAGGAACAAACGGCAGATAATGCAATTATGCTTTCAAGCGATGTTAAAGAAAAGAAAAAACAGCCTTCCGTTAAACCTGCATCAAGCAAGACAATCCGGGTGAACATTGAACGTCTTGATATATTAATGAATTTATTCGAGGAGCTTGTAATCGATCGAGGCAGGCTGGATCAAATTTCTAATGATTTGGACAATCAGGAGCTGCATGAAACAGTGGAAAGGATGTCCCGTATAACAAGCGATTTACAAACAATCGTTTTGAATATGCGGATGGTGCCTGTGGAGACGGTATTCAATCGCTTTCCAAAAATGGTCCGCCAATTAGCGAGGGATTTAAACAAGAAAGTTGAATTGGAAATAACGGGAGCGGAAACCGAGCTTGATCGCACCGTCATCGATGAAATTGGCGATCCGCTCGTTCATTTATTAAGAAATGCCATGGATCATGGAATTGAAACACCTGAAGAACGTCTGGCGAAAGGAAAGACCGAAGAAGGGAAAATCCATTTAAAAGCGTATCACAGCGGAAATCATGTATTCATCGAAATCGATGATGATGGGGCAGGCATTAATAAAGAGCGAGTTTTGAACAAGGCGCTTTCCAATGGAATTGTAACGAGGGAAACGGCAGGCACTTTAACAGACAAGCAAATCTATGAATTGATATTCGCCTCTGGCTTCTCGACAGCTGAAACCATTTCGGATGTATCAGGACGAGGAGTGGGACTGGATGTAGTGAAAAATACGATCGAGTCTTTGGGCGGCTCTGTCACAATTGATTCAAAAGAGGACGAAGGGTCGATTTTCCTTATTCAGCTTCCCCTTACATTGTCGATTATTTCAGTGATGCTGGTTGCCATCCAAAATGAAAAATATGCAATACCGCTTTCTTCCATTATAGAGACCGCGATCATAAAAAAAGAAGATATATTGAACGCCCATAATCAACAAGTAATAGACTTCAGAGGCAAAGTGCTTCCGCTTCTATTCCTTAAAGATATTTTTGAAGTGCCGATTAGTCAGGCTGAGGAAGAGTTCCTCTCAGTGGTCATTGTAAGGAAGGGCGACAAATTAGCAGGATTGGTCGTAGATTCATTTATCGGGCAGCTTGAGGTGGTCTTGAAATCACTCGGGAATTATTTGACAAGTGCCTTTGCAATATCGGGAGCAACGATTCTTGGTGATGGCCAAGTAGCTTTAATCATAGATTGCAACACATTGATTCATTGA
- a CDS encoding chemotaxis protein CheW: protein MSQEMKVIVFKIKDKEYAIPVDKVSGIEKLLHITRVPKAVRFVKGVINLRGVITPIIDLRVRFGFEEVEYDDSTRIIIVILDDMEVGLIVDSANDVLDIPVNSIEPQPEVVGHLASEYISGVAKIDKRLLVLINLENALSLEVTENILKEG, encoded by the coding sequence ATGTCGCAGGAAATGAAAGTGATCGTATTCAAAATTAAAGATAAAGAGTATGCCATTCCAGTTGATAAGGTCAGTGGAATTGAAAAGCTTTTGCATATTACGAGAGTTCCGAAGGCAGTCCGGTTCGTTAAGGGCGTAATAAATTTAAGGGGCGTCATCACGCCGATTATTGATTTGAGGGTGCGCTTTGGGTTCGAAGAGGTGGAGTATGATGATTCTACGAGGATCATCATCGTCATTCTCGATGATATGGAAGTGGGGTTGATAGTGGACTCTGCCAATGATGTTCTGGATATTCCAGTGAATAGTATTGAACCGCAGCCTGAAGTGGTTGGTCATTTGGCTTCTGAATACATAAGCGGAGTGGCAAAGATTGACAAACGGCTGCTCGTGTTAATTAATTTGGAAAATGCTTTAAGTCTAGAAGTGACTGAAAATATATTAAAAGAAGGATAA
- a CDS encoding chemotaxis protein CheC — MSFIEKISPLQLDILKEIGNIGAGNAATSLSAILNRKIDMNVPTARIVSFDEMMEIAGGADHVVASVFLRIEGDVSGSMFFVLSLPVAQYLIREMAGDSAFSIESTPHAELALSCLQELGNILSGSYLSSLADFTQLNIFPSVPALSIDMVGATISYGLLELSQESDAVIVIDTVLVKDQLIGDSIDGHFFLLPDPEFFEIIFAALGLTADD; from the coding sequence ATGTCATTCATTGAAAAAATCAGTCCTCTCCAACTTGATATTCTGAAGGAAATTGGCAATATAGGTGCAGGGAATGCAGCAACTTCGCTTTCGGCCATCCTGAATAGGAAAATTGATATGAATGTTCCTACAGCCCGAATCGTATCCTTCGATGAAATGATGGAAATCGCAGGCGGCGCCGATCACGTCGTCGCCAGCGTTTTCCTTAGGATAGAAGGTGATGTTTCCGGGAGTATGTTTTTTGTTCTTTCACTTCCAGTAGCTCAATACTTGATTCGGGAGATGGCCGGTGATTCAGCCTTTTCAATAGAAAGCACACCACATGCCGAGCTGGCGCTTTCCTGCCTGCAGGAATTGGGGAATATTCTATCCGGATCTTATCTTTCATCTTTAGCTGATTTCACACAACTGAATATATTTCCTTCCGTACCGGCATTGAGCATTGATATGGTAGGAGCAACAATTAGTTATGGGTTATTGGAATTATCACAGGAAAGTGACGCAGTGATAGTCATCGATACGGTCCTTGTAAAAGATCAACTAATAGGAGATTCCATTGACGGTCATTTCTTTTTATTACCTGACCCGGAATTTTTTGAAATCATTTTCGCCGCTTTAGGGTTGACTGCTGATGACTGA
- a CDS encoding chemotaxis protein CheD, with amino-acid sequence MTELLKVEVVKVGIADMKIVKPPCSIRTSGLGSCVGVVVYDEKKAVAGLVHVMLPDSSLTKTGQINVAKFADTGVRELVQCLVKEGARIPFLKAKLAGGAQMFQFASGGDLMRIGPRNVEAVRKELAHLHIQIVSEDVGGNSGRTIEFNLKDCLLNIRTVNKGTKNI; translated from the coding sequence ATGACTGAATTATTAAAGGTCGAGGTCGTTAAAGTGGGGATAGCGGATATGAAGATTGTAAAGCCTCCATGCTCGATCCGTACGTCAGGCCTGGGGTCATGCGTGGGCGTTGTCGTTTATGACGAGAAAAAAGCGGTTGCGGGTTTAGTCCACGTGATGCTGCCAGATTCTTCACTGACTAAGACGGGTCAAATCAATGTAGCTAAATTTGCAGATACTGGGGTCAGGGAATTAGTACAGTGCTTGGTTAAAGAAGGTGCGAGAATACCTTTTTTAAAAGCGAAGCTCGCTGGAGGGGCACAAATGTTTCAGTTTGCCTCCGGTGGGGATTTAATGAGAATCGGGCCGAGGAATGTAGAGGCCGTTCGGAAAGAGTTAGCTCATTTGCACATTCAAATCGTCTCCGAAGATGTAGGTGGAAATAGCGGAAGAACGATCGAATTCAATTTGAAAGATTGTTTATTGAATATCAGGACCGTCAATAAGGGAACGAAAAATATTTAG
- a CDS encoding FliA/WhiG family RNA polymerase sigma factor, translated as MSHLTIEEEQVCWKNWVDCRDPHAGDILVKKYIPLVSYHVQRISVSLPKNVSRDDIRSLGMMGLFDALERFDTKRDLKFDTYASFRIRGAILDGLRKEDWLPRSARDKAKKIESSIEKLEQKYMRNLSPSEIAAELNIPEEDVYAAIQGNFFANVLSMDDQEQDDKESKNFYIKDEKADLPEEHVLREELYVELAKVIETLNEKEQLVLQLFYKEELTLTEIGQVMSLSTSRISQIHSKAIYKLRNAMKEQ; from the coding sequence ATGTCTCATCTGACCATCGAAGAAGAACAGGTATGTTGGAAAAATTGGGTTGATTGCAGAGACCCGCACGCTGGCGACATTTTGGTAAAGAAATACATTCCGCTTGTTTCCTATCATGTTCAACGCATTTCAGTTAGTCTTCCTAAAAATGTGAGCAGGGATGATATCAGGAGTCTCGGTATGATGGGGTTATTCGACGCCCTGGAACGATTTGATACGAAGCGTGACCTGAAGTTCGACACATATGCTTCATTTAGAATTCGCGGTGCTATTTTAGATGGATTAAGAAAAGAGGATTGGCTTCCACGAAGTGCAAGGGATAAAGCCAAAAAAATAGAGTCATCCATAGAAAAGCTAGAGCAAAAATACATGAGGAACCTTTCTCCAAGCGAAATTGCAGCAGAATTGAACATACCTGAAGAAGATGTATATGCGGCAATACAGGGGAATTTCTTTGCAAATGTACTATCCATGGATGACCAAGAGCAGGATGATAAAGAAAGTAAGAATTTTTATATCAAGGATGAAAAAGCCGATTTGCCAGAGGAACATGTGCTACGTGAGGAACTGTACGTGGAGTTGGCAAAGGTCATTGAAACGCTTAATGAAAAGGAACAGCTGGTTTTACAGCTTTTTTATAAGGAGGAATTGACTTTGACCGAAATAGGGCAAGTAATGAGTCTCTCCACTTCACGAATTTCCCAGATCCACTCAAAAGCGATTTACAAATTAAGGAACGCAATGAAAGAGCAATAA
- the rpsB gene encoding 30S ribosomal protein S2, with the protein MSVISMKQLLEAGVHFGHQTRRWNPKMKKYIFTERNGIYIIDLQKTVKKVEEAYNFVKELAANGGTVLFVGTKKQAQESVKEEAIRSGMYYVNQRWLGGTLTNFETIQKRIARLKDIEKMEANGTFEVLPKKEVIQLKKEWDRLEKFLGGIKDMKTLPDAIFVIDPRKERIAVAEAHKLHIPLVGIVDTNCDPDEIDVVIPANDDAIRAVKLLTGKMADAILEAKQGEETATETTTA; encoded by the coding sequence ATGTCAGTCATTTCTATGAAACAATTGCTTGAAGCTGGTGTGCATTTCGGACACCAAACACGTCGCTGGAACCCAAAAATGAAGAAATATATCTTCACTGAGCGTAACGGCATCTACATCATCGACCTTCAAAAAACAGTTAAAAAGGTTGAAGAAGCTTATAACTTCGTGAAAGAACTAGCTGCTAACGGCGGTACTGTTCTTTTCGTCGGTACTAAAAAACAAGCTCAAGAATCCGTTAAAGAAGAAGCTATCCGTTCTGGTATGTACTATGTAAACCAACGCTGGTTAGGTGGAACTTTAACAAACTTTGAAACAATCCAAAAACGTATTGCTCGTCTTAAAGATATCGAAAAAATGGAAGCAAACGGAACTTTCGAAGTACTTCCGAAAAAAGAAGTTATCCAACTTAAAAAAGAATGGGATCGCTTAGAGAAATTCTTGGGCGGTATTAAAGATATGAAGACTCTTCCAGATGCGATCTTCGTTATCGACCCTCGCAAAGAGCGTATTGCTGTTGCGGAAGCACACAAATTACACATTCCACTTGTAGGTATCGTTGATACAAACTGTGATCCGGATGAAATCGATGTAGTTATTCCTGCGAATGACGATGCAATCCGTGCTGTTAAATTATTAACAGGTAAAATGGCAGATGCTATCTTAGAAGCTAAACAAGGTGAAGAAACAGCAACTGAAACAACAACTGCTTAA
- the tsf gene encoding translation elongation factor Ts, with translation MAITAQLVKELREKTGAGMMDCKKALVQTEGDMEKAIDFLREKGIAKAANKGDRIAAEGLTSIVVDGNEAVILEVNSETDFVAKNEGFQTLVKELAAFLLANKPESVEVALEQTMENGAKVADHINAAVAKIGEKLTLRRFQVVTKTDSDAFGAYLHMGGRISVLTVVEGTTDEDAAKGVSMHIAALNPKYISRDQVDASELDREREVLTQQALNEGKPEKIVAKMVEGRINKYYEEICVNEQAFVKNPDQKVGQFVESKGGKILSFVRYEVGEGLEKRQENFAEEVMNQVKKD, from the coding sequence ATGGCAATCACTGCACAATTAGTTAAAGAATTGCGTGAAAAAACTGGTGCCGGCATGATGGATTGTAAAAAGGCGCTTGTACAAACGGAAGGCGATATGGAAAAAGCGATCGATTTCCTACGTGAAAAAGGAATTGCAAAAGCTGCCAATAAAGGAGATCGCATTGCTGCTGAAGGATTGACATCAATCGTTGTTGATGGAAACGAAGCTGTAATTCTTGAAGTGAACTCAGAAACTGATTTCGTTGCGAAAAACGAAGGTTTCCAAACTCTTGTTAAAGAATTGGCTGCATTCCTTCTTGCCAACAAACCTGAAAGCGTTGAAGTGGCTTTAGAGCAAACAATGGAAAACGGAGCGAAAGTTGCAGATCACATCAATGCTGCAGTTGCTAAAATCGGGGAAAAATTAACTCTTCGCCGTTTCCAAGTTGTTACGAAAACAGATAGCGATGCATTCGGTGCATACCTTCACATGGGTGGACGTATCAGCGTACTAACCGTTGTTGAAGGAACGACTGACGAAGATGCAGCCAAAGGCGTTTCCATGCATATCGCTGCTCTTAACCCAAAATATATCTCTCGTGACCAAGTCGATGCTAGTGAATTAGATCGCGAGCGCGAAGTTCTTACACAGCAAGCACTTAATGAAGGCAAACCAGAAAAAATCGTAGCAAAAATGGTTGAAGGACGCATCAACAAATACTACGAAGAAATTTGTGTGAATGAACAAGCTTTCGTTAAAAACCCAGATCAAAAAGTGGGACAATTCGTTGAATCAAAAGGCGGAAAAATCCTATCATTCGTTCGTTATGAAGTAGGGGAAGGTCTTGAAAAACGTCAAGAAAACTTTGCTGAAGAAGTAATGAACCAAGTTAAAAAAGACTAA
- the pyrH gene encoding UMP kinase has product MSNAKYKRVVLKLSGEALAGEEGFGINPAVIKSIAEQVKEVAELDVEVAVVVGGGNIWRGKIGSEMGMDRANADYMGMLATVMNSLALQDSLDQLGIETRVQTSIEMRQVAEPYIRRRAIRHLEKKRVVIFAAGTGNPYFSTDTTAALRAAEIEADVILMAKNNVDGVYNADPVKDKNAVKYDQLSYLDVIKEGLEVMDSTASSLCMDNDIPLIVFSIMEKGNIKRAVLGETLGTIVRGK; this is encoded by the coding sequence ATGAGTAACGCTAAATATAAACGTGTTGTATTAAAACTCAGTGGAGAAGCATTAGCTGGTGAAGAAGGATTTGGAATTAATCCTGCTGTAATTAAATCTATTGCTGAACAAGTCAAGGAAGTGGCAGAGCTTGACGTGGAAGTGGCTGTAGTTGTAGGCGGCGGAAACATATGGCGTGGCAAGATAGGCAGCGAAATGGGCATGGATCGGGCCAACGCCGATTATATGGGGATGCTGGCGACTGTCATGAACTCTTTGGCTCTACAAGACAGCCTTGATCAACTTGGGATTGAAACACGAGTGCAGACTTCGATTGAGATGCGGCAGGTTGCAGAACCATACATTAGACGCCGTGCAATCAGGCATCTGGAAAAAAAGAGAGTCGTGATTTTTGCTGCTGGTACAGGCAATCCTTATTTTTCAACGGATACTACCGCCGCTCTGCGTGCTGCTGAAATTGAAGCTGATGTCATCCTGATGGCGAAGAATAATGTGGATGGCGTATACAATGCCGATCCTGTTAAGGATAAAAATGCGGTGAAATATGACCAACTTTCCTACCTTGATGTTATAAAAGAAGGCTTGGAAGTAATGGATTCGACTGCTTCCTCACTATGCATGGACAACGATATTCCACTGATTGTCTTCTCGATCATGGAAAAAGGTAATATAAAACGGGCCGTTTTAGGCGAAACGCTTGGAACAATAGTTAGGGGGAAATAA
- the frr gene encoding ribosome recycling factor translates to MPKQVISNAKTKMEKAIGAYTRELASIRAGRANASLLDRISIDYYGSQTPVNQVAGISVPEARLLVIQPYDKTVLGEIEKAILKSDLGLNPSNDGSIIRIAIPALTEERRKELVKVVKKEAEEAKIAIRNVRRDANDDLKKLEKNGEITEDDLRGYADDIQKMTDGNITKIDEITKDKEKEILEV, encoded by the coding sequence ATGCCGAAACAAGTCATTTCAAATGCGAAAACGAAAATGGAAAAAGCCATTGGAGCGTACACACGTGAATTAGCCAGCATCCGTGCGGGCAGGGCAAATGCCTCATTGCTTGATAGGATTTCGATTGATTATTACGGTTCTCAAACACCAGTCAACCAGGTGGCAGGGATTTCTGTTCCTGAAGCTAGACTATTGGTGATTCAACCTTATGATAAGACGGTTCTAGGTGAAATCGAAAAAGCGATTTTGAAATCAGACCTTGGCTTAAATCCTTCAAATGATGGATCGATCATCAGGATAGCGATTCCGGCATTAACGGAAGAGCGCAGAAAAGAGCTTGTAAAAGTGGTCAAGAAAGAAGCGGAAGAAGCAAAAATTGCCATCCGTAACGTGCGCCGCGATGCTAATGATGATCTGAAGAAGCTTGAAAAAAATGGTGAAATCACGGAAGATGATTTACGGGGATATGCTGATGACATTCAAAAGATGACAGATGGCAATATCACTAAAATCGATGAGATCACTAAAGATAAAGAAAAAGAAATTTTGGAAGTATAA
- a CDS encoding isoprenyl transferase, producing MYSLWKRFVKKDASSEVTNRIQHIKQFDVPQHIAIIMDGNGRWAKKRALPRVAGHHEGMKTVRKITKVANKLGVKTLTVYAFSTENWKRPKSEVDFLMKLPQEFLGTFLPELISENVRVETIGDLSLLPSHTQNAVIRAMEDTKDNDGMILNFALNYGSRGEIVSAVNSIIEDAKNGIIKDGITEQMLSSYLMTKHLSDPDLLIRTSGEIRLSNFMLWQAAYTELWFTEVLWPDFSEEHLLQAVEEYQKRSRRFGGV from the coding sequence ATGTATTCACTATGGAAGCGTTTCGTTAAAAAAGATGCTTCTTCCGAGGTAACAAATAGGATTCAGCATATTAAGCAGTTTGATGTTCCTCAACATATCGCCATCATTATGGATGGAAATGGCCGTTGGGCGAAAAAACGTGCACTGCCGCGGGTAGCCGGTCATCATGAAGGAATGAAAACTGTTCGTAAAATTACGAAAGTAGCAAATAAATTAGGAGTCAAGACTCTAACCGTCTATGCGTTTTCGACGGAAAACTGGAAACGTCCGAAAAGTGAAGTCGACTTTTTGATGAAACTTCCCCAGGAATTTCTTGGGACCTTTTTGCCTGAGCTCATTTCAGAAAATGTAAGGGTGGAAACCATTGGTGACTTGTCGTTACTTCCCTCGCACACTCAAAATGCCGTTATACGGGCAATGGAAGATACGAAGGATAATGATGGGATGATCCTGAATTTCGCCTTGAACTATGGTAGCCGCGGGGAGATTGTCTCTGCAGTGAATAGCATTATTGAAGATGCTAAGAATGGTATAATAAAGGATGGTATAACTGAACAAATGTTATCAAGCTACTTGATGACCAAGCATTTGTCAGACCCTGATTTACTGATCCGCACGAGCGGTGAAATTCGTTTGAGCAATTTCATGCTATGGCAGGCTGCTTACACTGAGTTATGGTTTACAGAGGTGTTATGGCCTGATTTTAGTGAGGAGCATTTATTGCAGGCGGTCGAGGAGTATCAAAAGCGTTCACGAAGATTCGGTGGCGTTTAA